A segment of the Babylonia areolata isolate BAREFJ2019XMU chromosome 7, ASM4173473v1, whole genome shotgun sequence genome:
catacacacacacacgtagagcgacacacacacacacacacacacacacacacacacacattgagcgacacacacacacacacacacacacacacacacacacacacacacacacacacacacacacacacacacacacacacacacacacacacacacacacacacatacacacgcacgtacacacacgcatgtaccaccacccccacccccatccccaacacacacatacacaagcccacacacacacgcgcacgcacacacgcacacacgcacacacacatcaacgacTCTctatccagtaaaaaaaaaaaaaaaaaaaaaaaaaaaaaaatcatcatcatcatcaacaataacaagaagataCTATTTCATAATGATCACGACAGACATTTTCAATTCAGCAGAGTGTTACTGACTGCTGTCACATTTGTGACGACTAATTCAGAGACGGGGGATCGTTTGACGTTGTCTGCTTCCAGGCCCCCTGGTGGGAAGTGACGACGTCATTGGACATGCAGGGACAATTTCGTTAAGGCTTAACTGCTATTgacgaggatggtgatgatgatgataataatattgattataataacacacacacacacacacacacacacacacacacacacactatcactcacacacctacacacacacacacacacacacacacacacacacacacgcacacacacacctacacacacacacacgcacacacacctacacacacccacacacacacacacacacacacacacacacacacacacacacactctatcactcacacacctacacacacacacacacacacacactcactcactcacacacacacacctacacacacacacacacacactcacgcacacctacacacacacacacactcacacacacacacacacacacacacacacacacacacacacacacactcactcactcacacacctacacacacacacacacacactcactcactcacacacacacacacctacacacacacacacacacacacacacacacacacactcacacacacacacacacacacatacacacacacacacacacacacacacacacacacacctacacacacacacacctacacacacacacacacacacacacacacctacacacacacacacacacacacacacacacacctacacacacacacacacacacacacacacacacatgcacacacacacgcaaacacacacacacacacacacacacacacacacacacacacacacacacacacacacacacacacacatccttcactcACCTTCCAGACGGAGAGCAGAACcagagcccccacccccatccccaccgccaCAGACACTGGGTCCAGACTCCGAAGATGGTCGATAACATgacgatcatgatggtgatgatgatggtgatgataagaatCCTCCATTGCTCCCCAAACTTCACAAGAGGAgaaaagccacaaaaaaaaaagcacaccagggAATCACAACAACATGAGAGCTCCCTCCCCCCACGTTCAAAATCACCACCAGAGTCCCTCCAGTCTTCTCTAGTGATTTTTTGCTGTCTTCTCACTTAggctccaggtgccagttgcactgcttggttctaacctttttgacagttacacgtgactaaaatttaatgccttcgttgaccgaactacgccattggtcagttccatatgacgacacacagttagtagtgggttacgaccgtactaggctcttccgtccgagcaatgcaacagcTCCAGGTTGGAACTTATACTTGgaaagttaaaacaaaacaaacaacacctccctaaagaaaagaaaggaaagaaaactgcAAACCTACTGAAAACAATCAAAAAATTCTCACTTGCTCTGCTgtcaaattttcttcttctttttttttatattactatATATAGTTGTTTCGCACTTCTTTTTTACATAAAGTTATTGACGCCTGTCATtttaatggtgatgacgatgatgttttgGTGCTGATAGCTATTGCTGAGGCTGTGgttcctgctactgctgctgttgctggtccTTGAATCGATTGCTCTTTCTGCTTCTGCTGTCGATATTGTCGTCTAAAATTCAATAccaaagattaaaaaagaaaaatggaatccTTCTCTATCAActgaagatcttttttttttaaatgttaaaatACTATAGAATACACCACAGTTTACTGAATTCGAATCCCTTTAGAAATGCTGAAGGCTGAAAATCACTGTGTTATTTTACTGTCAAAGACTGCAGCGTCTAGAAAAAGAGGCTAGATATTCTACAAGTGATAAGTATGACCAAAAACCTAAAACCTGAATAGCCGACTCCCAAGTGGCGAGCTCAATCACAGCCCAGATAAAAAGCGAGTCAGATCACAGGTGACGTCGTTGATTGCAAAGCAGAAGGCAAAGTTCCGTATGACAGGTAACGGGGGCGAGCACGTGAGTATGGCTTGCCAGTGCGCATGCCCGTTGACGACAGTTTTTTTCCGGTTCCTGTTTGTGATGTTCCTCACCTAGGCGGCCCCTCTCTCCGTCAGCCGACTGCCTGGAGACCAAGAACAGACAATGGTCAAACAGGTGTCAAGTgtacaaaagtggagtgatggcctagaggtaacgcgtccgcctaggaagcgagagaatctgagcgcgctggttcgaatcacggctcagccgccgatattttctccccctccactagaccttgagtggtggtctggacgctagtcattcggatgagacgataaaccgaggtcccgtgtgcagcatgcacttagcgcacgtaaaagaacccacggcaacaaaagggttgttcctggcaaaattctgtagaaaaatccacttcgataggaaaaacaaataaaactgcacgcaggaaaaatacaaaaaaaaatgggtggcgctgtagtatagcgacgcgctctccctggggagagcagcccgaatttcacacagagaaatctgttgtgataaaaagaaatacaaatacaaatacaaacaaatacaaatataaatcaaCTTCTTCACGGTGGTGACATCGTAAATAAAATGACCAAGCTgcctagtttgtttgtttatcttataGGCTAGTGCCATGAGCTGGTGAATTTTGACAATAAGAAacaaaacactacaacaacaacaacaacaacaacaaaaaaaaaaccgtaaatcacacacacacacacacacacacacacacacacacacacatacacatacacacactcacactcacacacacaggggggtgaGCTGTTCTCCGAGTTTGAAGGCAGACGTGTTTTGGAGCTCTGTTAATTTTTTTAGAGATCTTTGTTAATTATTGAGTGATCAAGTCTTCTGTCATTCCAAATTATCTCTCGACTGGACAGATGACATCATGCCGAGTTCAGCGGTGTGTTTTCGAGCTGCCTGTGGTCAGTTTTTCTGGACTTTTCAGTCTTTTATGAGGAAACGAGCTGCGGAGAGAGCTGCAACAAGACGACTGTGTCGTGTCGTTAGAGTGAAAAGTCTGTCGGCGGCGTTCGTACTGGTGTTTGTCACTGCCTTCCTACTGCAGTGTGGCGATGTCGAGTCCAACCCCGGCCCTCCAAAGAAACAAACGACTCTACGGTCTCCTGCGTCCCGATCTTCGATTTCCGCAAGTGACAGCACGGATGAAGTCTCCCTGGCTGATGTAATGAAAAtgttgacatcacacacaggtatGTTGACAGGTATGGACAAAAAGATGACGAATATTGAAGAGAAGATGACAACTTTTGAAACTCAAATGAGTAAAATGCAAACAGAAATCGACGAAGTCCGCAAAGAAAATAAGGAACTGAAAGAAAAGGTGTCTAGTTTGGAAGAGAAACTTGACGATCAAGAAAGCAGAGGCAGACGAAAAAATCTCATCTTTTACGGTATTCCCACTCCCCCAAATCGTGCTGAGACGTATGCTGACTGTGAAGAAGCTGTCAAGGATGTTTTGAGGAACAAGATGGGGATACAGGAGGAGATTCCCATGGAACGAGCACATCgtctgaagggagggagggggggaacacgCCCGATCATTGTTCTGTTCGAAAagtacaaacacaaagaaaaagtgcTGTCAGAATGCAAGAAACTGAAAGGAACGGACGTGTTTGTGTCTGAAGACTTTACcctgaaggtgagagagaagcgCCGTCAGTTACTGCCTTTCCTGCGAGAGGCCAAGTCTGCCAACAAGAGAGCATTTCTGCGCTTCGATTCCCTGGTCGTTGAAGGCAAGCACTACGTCTACGACGCTGAAGCCAGAGGTCTGCGTGAAAAGACGGTAAACATGTGACGGGCCGGCCGGCATGATCACGGTGTACCTGCAAGGAGAATTTCTGATTGTCCCCCTCCCACTGGTGCTATTACCGAGTTTGTAAATGCTGGTCATGACAAATGTCGAGATGTTTCATATGCATGtgataattcaacaaaaacaaactgcacacaacacattgcacatttacaaacggattctgaaaacacacatacggacacacattcatatgcatccTCACATAACAGGAAGAGTAACACGCCTCAGTTAAACATAACACAGGAATTCAGTGTAACCAAGCATGTGCCTGTGCTCCAGATTATGGCATGGAATGTACAGGGGCTCTCTCAAAAGTTAAAAAATGTTTCGTTTAAAACTTTTTGTGAAAGTTTTACaattttttcattttctgaggttTGGTCGTGTAACCAGAGTGATATTGTAAACACATTTCCCGACTATGCTGTGTTCATTTCTTCCCGTGCAAAGCGAAAAAGAGGTGGTGTTGCCGTATGTATTCGTAAATCAGTTGCAATTCACGTGGAACAACTGTTAAAAACCGAAGAAGATTGTGTATTCATTAAAATTGACAAGTCGATTTTGAACTGTTCTTTTGATACTGTCGCTGTATTTGTCTACATTGCTCCCCAACATTCTGTAATATATGATGATGACGCACATGAAGGTTTGGATAAGTTGGACAGTAATTTGTGTAACATTATGCGTGAGTACCCTGATTCAACCTTATTATtatgtggtgattttaatgccaGAACAGCAGACTTCTCTGACACCGACGTTTTTGACGAAGACAGACATATTGAACCGTTAGCTGACATTCAAGATATTCTTTGTGACACTCCGCAACCTTCTCGTAGATCAAAAGACCGCAGTTCTAATGGATTTGGTTTAAAACTGATTGATTTGTTAAAAGAATAcaatttgttttttgtcaatGGACGAACAGATAGTGACCGGGAAGGGGAGATAACCTGCATTGCTAATCACGGTATGAGTGTTGTTGATTACTGTATTGTTTCAAGACCACTGTTTGACTTGATTACTGACTTCAAAGTTGTTGACAGATGCGAATCTGACCACTTTCCTATCGTAACGACATTTTCTTCGGACTGCCTGACTGATACAGATAATTTTCCAGACGATGACGATATAGCTATGGAAGATTTATGCAAGTTTTTATGGAAGGATTCTTCTTATGAATATATTTgtcaaaacacagatacagaatttgAAAACTTTTTATCAGCAGTGGAGAGAGGTGTTGATGCAGGGTCAGATTATCTCATTGACCTGTTGCAGCGAGCAGCTGATAAATGTCAACACAGAGAGGCAAAGCAGGAAACACGTGCACAACCTTCGTGGTGGGACGAAGATTGTGAGTGTGCCAAAACTGATAAGTACAGGCAACTGAATATGTGGCGATTTTCCAATAAACTTGAAGATTTGAACCAGTACATCAATATGAAAAAAGAATTCAAAACACTTTGCAAAGAGAAACAGGAGCAACAGAATAATGAAATACTAAGAGATCTTAATGATGTTTGTAATGACAAAAACTCTAAATCATTCTGGCAAAAAATTAAATCTCTCACGAGTGTAGCATCGAATCGTTCTTGCACGATCAGTGCTCGTTCATGGTATCATTACTTTCGTGATCTGTTAAATCCTGAAAAAGAAAACGTCGAttctgaattttgtcaggaaATGGAAAATGTTGTAAAGAGCCACAATTCTAATAACTGTGAAAATTGTCAGAGAGCGCAagatgaccttgataaagaaattactgaagacgAAATTCGTCAAGCTATAAAGGGTATGAAGAAAGGTAAAGCCTCTGGTCCGGATGGTATACCACCTGATGTGTTTCATGTTGCTTCTGATGTTTTAATCAAGTATTTGCTGGTGTTATTCAACCGAGTTTTTGAAACTGGACAATACCCAGAGAGTTGGACAAAGGGACTGATTTTCCCATTGCACAAAAAGGGTGATcacagaaaaactgaaaactataGGGGAATATCGTTGTTAAACATTATAAGTAAACTATATAGCAGTGTTCTGAATAAAAGACTTAGTGCTTTTTGTGATGCGAACAGAAATATTCCAGAAGCTCAAGCCGGTTTTAGAAAGGGATATTGCACTACTGATAATATATTTTCACTGCAATCATTGATTCAGAAATACCTTACAAAAAAGGGAGGTCGTTTTTATACACTTTTTGTTGATTTCTCCAAGGCATTTGACAGTATCGAAAGATCCAATTTACTCTATATTTTACTTCAGAAGGGAATTCATGGAAAGATGTTTCAAACACTTTCAAgcatgtacaaacgagtgaaggcAGCCGTGAGAGTTGGGAATAATGTCACTGAATATTTTGAGTGCATGTCAGGGGTTAGACAGGGTTGCATTCTCAgtcctcttctgttttctctttttctgtctgaattACAAAGTGCATTGATTAACAACGACACAAGGGGCATTGATGTATTTTCAGATCAAAATTTAATGGGAATTCTGCTTCTGATGTATGCAGATGATATCGCACTGGTTTCTGACTCGGTGATTGATCTCCAGAAGAAAATAGAATGTCTTGAACAATATTGTCGTAGATGGGGCCTTAAAgtgaatatggataaaacaaaggtAGTTGTTTTCAAGAACGGTGGTTTTCTTAGAGATTGTGAAAAATGGTGTTATGCTGGTAAACAGATCAAAGTTgaacccagttacaattacctaGGAGTAATTTTTTCTGCCACATTAAACTGGTCCAAATGTGTTGATAATCTTTCGGGAAAGGCACTCAGAGCTGTAGCAGGGATTAAAAGACTGTATTTTAAGTTACAATGTGTGCCAGCTGATActattttcaaaatctttgatgtcaaaatcaaaccaattttgttgtatggctccgagatATGGGGTTTCCAGCGCTACGAAGCCATCGAAAAGGTACAAATAAAACTATGTAAAATGAttttgggtgtgggtagagatgttAAAAATAACATTGCCACTGGAGAGTGTGGTCGGTTTCCCGTTTATGTTGATGCTTATGTGCGGCTTATCAAATATTGGTGTAGACTTATCAATTTATCCCAAGACCGATACCCAAAACAATGCTATGATATGTTACTCATGCATGATTACAATGGAAGACACAACTGGGCAACTCAAATAAGGACTATATTGTGTAAATTTGGATTCGGGTATGTATGGGCAATGCAAGATGCGGGTAATATTGAATATTTTCAAAGGATATTCAAAGACAGACTAGAAGATGATTTTCGCCAAACCTGGCATgaatctgttgtgaaagaaggtGACTACTGTTTATATCATCCAGAAATTATAAGAGCTAGTTACATTGGTGAGTTAGACAATCATGAGCATCGTCGCGTTCTATGTTTGATTAAATCAAACCGTCTACCACTTGATGGAATCCCTCGTTTTGGTCATCGTTTGTCAGATCCgatttgtaaatattgtaattTGAATAATGTTGAAGATAtagtacattttctttttgtttgccccagatatgcaacacttcgtaaaagatatattccactttattatcatcgttttccatcatcttttaaagttcagttgctatgtagaaacctaagtgggaagttagccttcaaagttgctatgtacatttgtggatctttgaaactTAGATGTAACActtaatgtttgatgtctgtatgctcaccttgtgctgcttatcccatgtagattttcacttctcctgtccatatgggccagatggcctgaaaagactgcattaaaattattgttgttattgttattgttactcacacacacacacacacacacacacacacacacacacacacacacacacacacacacaaaatgaatttGACTTAAGTCATGCTTGTCATTACAACCAATAAGGACGATgataaaaacacaaaagaaacaaactggAAGTTAGAAGACAGAGGAGAACAGGTAAGTCTCATAGAaaccaagacacagagagagagggagagacagaaattcagattcagatggctCATCCATCGCCCCACATGAACAAGGAGCGATAACAACATGAATCTAAGTCACCAAAAACTGTAGCAGTTGATTATGACAAAACTAcctctcttaagtgaaaagctttgaATAAATATAATGCCAAATTACGTATAACCCCGTCatccgtagatgccatcagcactttgaatcgaaataaacatggatattttcaagagacagacacagagagagagggagagagagagagaggaattcagattcagatggtttgtacattaaggccatagcccgaTATAAACGAGAGGCGATAGAAACATAAATTTATGTCAACAAAACTGCAGCAGTAAATTATGACATaactatatctcttaagtgaaaggCTTTCTTTGAATATAATGCCAAATTacgtatgacgggcgcaatatccaagtggttaaagggttggactttcaatctgaggggtcccgggttcgaatctcggtaacagcgcctggtgggtaaacggtggagatttttcctgatctcctaggtcaacataattatgtgcagacctgcttgtgcctgaacccccttcgtgtatatacacacgctgaagatcaaatacgcacgttaaagatcctgtaatccatgcaagagtacggtgggtcatggaaacaagaacatgcccagcatgtacacccctgaagacggagtatggctgcat
Coding sequences within it:
- the LOC143284346 gene encoding uncharacterized protein LOC143284346, with the translated sequence MQTEIDEVRKENKELKEKVSSLEEKLDDQESRGRRKNLIFYGIPTPPNRAETYADCEEAVKDVLRNKMGIQEEIPMERAHRLKGGRGGTRPIIVLFEKYKHKEKVLSECKKLKGTDVFVSEDFTLKVREKRRQLLPFLREAKSANKRAFLRFDSLVVEGKHYVYDAEARGLREKTVNM